A window from Vanessa atalanta chromosome 16, ilVanAtal1.2, whole genome shotgun sequence encodes these proteins:
- the LOC125069851 gene encoding chromosome transmission fidelity protein 18 homolog, protein MGDYPDPDEEFELMYSDELDLIRDMDEHSDSNPVRKKLLPAKRSLDFSSPIANKIPVVNETCNTNAPSNENVSISLTPSLTALDDVLSPNVSNKRTVEDLFGDINDIDFDNIQLPSKRQKTEEESDMELIDKIIESRKLRQILAEPTSRGIADSGPDYDINENLTTNVPTWPFMSFTTWNGDRVYVRLECEDLWEKSLDAVTNQLSLKTTYASVWEEARKILETKKQQQETPDVFEEINTNENVNELWVEKYKPKSYVDLLSDEPVNRTVLHWLHLWDKVVFKKDVKTKEPHQRNAFSKRTGQFQLSNKWKGKKEDEPELDDDGRPHHKVVLLCGPPGVGKTTLAHLLAKLAGYRPVELNASDERSTEAFQTALQSATLMQSVLDRERRPNCLVLDEIDGAPIQTVELLVKWCTTSVKKEEGKKKNKTQPLKRPVIAICNDLYATSLRPLRACALVVAVRGAGAARVCARLRRVARAEGVRVSARALAALGARAGGDVRAALQLLAFLKGRFDGTINIEDVENAAIGTRDNTTSMMQALQAIFTINDNNPNSILKTIQAAGEYDRIIEGIFENYLAARVDSRLLIACETTSWLRLYDAINTWIQRNQNYSMYSFLPLCIARCHGLLASRQTTKVKFPLQAQETARRRAELESAVCGVRAARADVSRLALRLDLLPLLPYVLSPALRSANVQLCSESERKSLRTCAGAMCDYGLRYTQQRTLEGLYAFVLEPDIYKVAFFGTEERIRPPPAIRQAIAREQQLEVIRRNENMMNRMGNKTQSSEVKQKTDKQTVNRDATQLPNHLQRLQPKVIEKKTTTQVHKDFFGRIVPISQVHKQDAVSDVISSSDVFYQYREGFNNAVRRNVRLRDLL, encoded by the exons ATGGGTGATTATCCGGATCCTGATGAAGAATTTGAGCTGATGTATTCAGACGAGCTCGATTTAATACGTGACATGGATGAACATTCAG attCGAATCCGGTTCGAAAAAAATTATTGCCCGCAAAGAGAAGCTTAGATTTTTCAAGTCCTATTGCTAATAAGATTCCAGTTGTTAACGAAACATGTAACACTAATGCTCCCAGCAATGAAAATGTTTCAATCAGCTTAACTCCAAGCTTAACAGCTTTAGATGACGTCCTTTCTCCAAATGTCTCCAACAAGAGAACAGTTGAGGATTTATTCGGTGATATTaatgatattgattttgataatatacaATTGCCGAGTAAAAGACAGAAAACCGAGGAAGAAAGTGACATGGagctaattgataaaataattgaaagtagAAAACTGAGACAAATACTTGCTGAGCCAACTTCTAGAGGTATAGCTGATAGTGGTCCAGattatgatataaatgaaaatctgACTACCAATGTTCCAAC cTGGCCTTTTATGTCCTTTACAACATGGAATGGTGATCGTGTTTATGTGAGATTGGAGTGTGAAGATTTATGGGAAAAGTCTTTGGATGCTGTAACCAACCAGCTATCACTGAAAACAACATATGCATCTGTATGGGAAGAAGCTAGAAAAATT CTAGAAACAAAGAAACAGCAGCAGGAAACACCTGACGTATTTGAGGAAATAAATACGaatgaaaatgtaaatgaattatGGGTAGAGAAGTACAAGCCAAAATCATATGTGGACTTGTTGTCTGATGAACCAGTTAATCGGACTGTTCTACATTGGCTGCACTTGTGGGATaag gtGGTATTCAAGAAGGATGTGAAAACAAAAGAACCACATCAACGTAATGCATTCAGCAAGCGTACAGGACAGTTTCAATTAAGTAACAAATGGAAGGGTAAAAAAGAAGATGAACCAGAATTAGATGATGATGGTCGTCCACATCACAAAGTGGTACTGTTGTGTGGACCTCCAGGTGTTGGGAAGACAACACTGGCACATCTTCTGGCTAAATTGGCAG GTTACAGACCAGTTGAATTAAACGCATCAGACGAGAGGAGTACAGAAGCCTTCCAGACAGCGTTACAGAGCGCCACACTCATGCAGTCGGTCTTAGATAGGGAGAGACGACCTAACTGCCTTGTGTTag atGAAATCGACGGTGCTCCGATACAAACCGTGGAGTTGTTAGTGAAGTGGTGTACCACTAGCGTAAAGAAGGAGGAAGGCAAGAAGAAAAACAAGACGCAGCCCCTAAAGCGACCCGTTATTGCGATTTGCAACGATTTGTACGCTACCTCGTTAAGACCTCTGAG GGCGTGCGCGCTGGTGGTGGCGgtgcgcggcgcgggcgcggcgcgcgtgTGCGCGCGGCTGCGGCGCGTGGCGCGCGCGGAGGGCGTGCGCGTGTCGGCGCGTGCGCTGGCGGCGCTGGGCGCGCGCGCCGGCGGGGACGTGCGCGCCGCGCTGCAGCTGCTCGCCTTCCTCAAGGGCCGCTTCGATGGGACG ATAAATATAGAAGATGTAGAGAACGCAGCGATCGGTACCAGAGACAATACTACGAGCATGATGCAAGCGCTGCAAGCTATTTTTACCATAAACGATAACAACCCAAATTCTATTCTGAAAACTATTCAAGCAGCGGGAGAATATGATAG AATAATAGAAGGAATATTCGAGAACTATCTCGCAGCGAGAGTGGACTCGAGATTGCTCATCGCTTGCGAGACGACATCGTGGCTGCGACTGTACGACGCCATCAACACCTGGATCCAGCGAAACCAGAACTACTCGATGTACTCCTTCCTACCGCTCTGCATAGCGAGGTGTCACGGTTTGTTGGCTTCGAGGCAGACGACGAAAGTGAAGTTTCCCCTGCAGGCACAGGAG acggcgcggcggcgcgcggagCTGGAGAGCGCAGTGTGCGGCGtgcgcgcggcgcgggcggaCGTGTCGCGCCTGGCGCTGCGCCTCGACCTGCTGCCGCTGCTGCCCTACGTGCTGTCCCCCGCGCTGCGCTCCGCCAACGTGCAG CTGTGCAGCGAGTCCGAGCGCAAGTCGCTGCGCACGTGTGCGGGCGCCATGTGCGACTACGGCCTGCGCTACACGCAGCAGCGGACGCTCGAGGGCCTGTACGCCTTCGTGCTGGAGCCGGACATATATAAAGTCGCTTTCTTTG gtACCGAAGAGAGGATAAGACCGCCCCCCGCCATCCGACAAGCGATCGCGCGCGAACAACAACTTGAAGTTATAAGGAGAAACGAAAATATG atGAACCGGATGGGCAATAAAACTCAAAGTTCCGAAGTTAAACAGAAGACTGACAAACAGACGGTGAATAGAGACGCTACCCAGCTACCGAATCACCTGCAAAGGCTCCAGCCGAAAGTCATCGAGAAGAAAACTACTACGCAA
- the LOC125069886 gene encoding cyclin-dependent kinase 5 activator 1 encodes MRAPSGYTRAGLMGTVLSFSPRERRPPAAAPPPDRAALAYSYERLNNAKNRENRDERTRDERRATLDDAAKIISEKTALEKNLKKHSLFINALSWKRFSTANNNKKKLECKSKSVSTFRAPLTDNAPLDRNKNVSVGGAIYARAPVAPLPPPPTEVARTNALNNNVCYAEKLPTTAVGTAPVPAPRKTVIQASTSELLKCLGMFLHARCHRLRDFQAGDAVMWLRTVDRSLLLQGWQDVAFINPANVVFVYMLVRELVDGERIARPQELQAVVLTCLYLSYSYMGNEISYPLKPFLVEDSKDKFWDRCLLIVDRLSFNMLRINSEPGFFTEVFTELKACGAVDSPPPAPPHPAPAPPHAMTAA; translated from the exons ATGCGGGCACCTAGCGGATACACGCGCGCGGGCCTCATGGGCACCGTGCTGAGCTTCAGCCCGCGAGAGCGGCGACCGCCCGCAGCCGCTCCACCGCCCGATCGCGCCGCGCTCGCTTATTCCTACGAACGACTCAACAACGCTAAGAACAGAGAGAACCGCGATGAGCGTACACGGGACGAGCGTCGCGCCACCCTCGACGATGCCGCCAAGATTATCTCAGAAAAAACCGCCCTCGAGAAAAACCTCAAGAAGCATTCGTTATTTATCAACGCGCTATCATGGAAGAGGTTCTCAACCgccaataataataagaaaaagttaGAATGCAAGAGCAAGAGCGTTTCGACGTTCCGAGCGCCCCTCACAGACAATGCCCCACTCGATAGGAACAAGAACGTCAGCGTCGGTGGTGCGATATACGCGCGGGCACCGGTGGCACCTCTTCCACCACCGCCGACGGAGGTAGCGCGCACTAATGCGCTAAATAACAATGTGTGCTACGCGGAGAAGCTACCTACGACAGCAGTGGGGACGGCCCCGGTGCCGGCGCCGAGGAAGACGGTGATACAAGCATCGACATCGGAGCTGCTCAAGTGCCTGGGCATGTTCCTGCATGCGCGGTGCCACCGCCTGCGCGACTTCCAGGCTGGCGACGCCGTGATGTGGCTGCGAACTGTCGACCGATCATTGCTCCTGCAAGGTTGGCAG GACGTGGCGTTTATAAATCCAGCGAATGTGGTCTTCGTGTACATGCTTGTGCGTGAGCTGGTCGACGGGGAGCGGATAGCCCGTCCACAGGAGCTGCAGGCCGTGGTTCTCACCTGCCTGTACCTCTCCTACTCTTACATGGGTAACGAGATTTCCTACCCCCTCAAGCCCTTCTTGGTAGAGGACTCAAAGGACAAATTCTGGGATCGTTGCCTTCTCATCGTCGACAGACTGTCATTTAACATGTTAAGAATTAACTCCGAGCCTGGTTTCTTCACTGAGGTGTTCACAGAGCTGAAGGCGTGTGGTGCTGTGGATAGCCCCCCGCCGGCCCCTCCACACCCCGCCCCCGCGCCTCCACACGCTATGACAGCTGCCTGA